One region of Catenuloplanes indicus genomic DNA includes:
- a CDS encoding alpha-amylase family protein: MSWAEHAIFWHVYPLGFTGAPPAAEPGEPVVHRLKHLEGWLDYLIELGCNGLQLGPVFASSTHGYDTVDHFAIDPRLGDDSDFDHLIAACRERGIRLLLDGVFNHVGRAFRPAAWFGSATFEGHDALVVLDHRSEAVREHVITVMNHWLDRGADGWRLDAAYAVPPDFWRAVLPAVRERHPEAWIVGEVIHGLDYRERAGLDAVTQYELWKAIWSSLNDRNLFELSWALDRHSPDTLTFVGNHDVTRIASRLTNPAHLGHALAVLFTVAGVPSVYYGDEQAFRGVKEDRAGGDDAVRPAFPGSPAELAPFGAEVLRTHQRLIGLRRRFPWLARAETTVAHVTNRQLALRAEHEGQVVVTLLNLDDAPYQFPAVEPGVVVAESSPTPDRDRGPYGLGAQAWRVVTRTVERS; this comes from the coding sequence ATGAGCTGGGCCGAGCACGCGATTTTCTGGCACGTCTACCCACTGGGCTTCACCGGCGCACCGCCCGCGGCCGAGCCGGGCGAGCCGGTGGTGCACCGGCTGAAGCACCTCGAGGGCTGGCTCGACTACCTCATCGAGCTGGGCTGCAACGGGCTGCAGCTGGGGCCGGTCTTCGCCTCCTCCACGCACGGGTACGACACCGTCGATCATTTCGCGATCGATCCTCGCCTGGGCGACGATTCCGATTTCGACCATCTGATCGCGGCCTGCCGGGAGCGCGGGATCCGGCTGCTGCTGGACGGTGTCTTCAACCACGTGGGGCGCGCGTTCCGGCCGGCCGCCTGGTTCGGCTCGGCGACGTTCGAGGGCCATGACGCGCTGGTCGTGCTGGACCACCGGTCCGAGGCGGTACGCGAGCACGTCATCACCGTGATGAACCACTGGCTGGACCGCGGCGCGGACGGGTGGCGGCTGGACGCGGCGTACGCGGTGCCGCCGGACTTCTGGCGCGCGGTGCTGCCCGCCGTGCGTGAGCGGCACCCGGAGGCGTGGATCGTCGGCGAGGTGATCCACGGGCTGGACTACCGGGAGCGTGCCGGGCTGGACGCGGTCACCCAGTACGAGCTGTGGAAGGCGATCTGGAGCTCGCTCAACGACCGGAACCTGTTCGAGCTGTCCTGGGCGCTGGACCGGCACTCGCCGGACACGCTCACGTTCGTCGGCAACCACGACGTGACCCGGATCGCGTCCCGCCTGACGAACCCGGCGCACCTCGGGCACGCGCTGGCCGTGCTGTTCACGGTGGCCGGGGTGCCGAGCGTGTACTACGGGGACGAGCAGGCGTTCCGCGGGGTCAAGGAGGACCGGGCCGGCGGGGACGACGCGGTGCGGCCCGCGTTCCCGGGTTCCCCGGCGGAGCTGGCGCCGTTCGGGGCGGAGGTGTTGCGGACGCACCAGCGGCTGATCGGGCTGCGGCGGCGCTTCCCGTGGCTGGCGCGGGCGGAGACGACGGTGGCGCACGTGACCAACCGGCAGCTGGCGCTGCGGGCCGAGCACGAGGGCCAGGTCGTGGTGACGTTGCTCAACCTCGACGACGCGCCGTACCAGTTCCCGGCCGTGGAACCGGGGGTCGTGGTGGCCGAGTCCTCCCCCACGCCGGACCGCGACCGCGGCCCGTACGGTCTCGGAGCACAGGCGTGGCGCGTGGTCACCCGTACCGTTGAAAGATCTTGA
- a CDS encoding acetoin utilization protein AcuC, giving the protein MESPTSGSAGTVVVWDESLLQYDLGDHPLNPVRVELTMALARELGLLRRPGVRVIAPSIAEDALIERVHTRDYVQAVRTAPDDPFFSGYGLNSPDNPVFANMHEASARIAGATVAAAEAIWKGEAVRALNVAGGLHHAMPGRAAGFCVYNDPAIAIARLLDLGAERVAYVDVDVHHGDGVQAAFYDDPRVLTISLHETPLALFPNTGFPDETGVPGAEGYAVNVALPPGTTDPGWQRAFHAVVPGLLRAFRPQILVTQCGADAHRLDPLADLRLSVDGQRATYLAFRALADELCEGRWLATGGGGYALVEVVPRAWTHLLAIATGEPLDPATPTPPDWRAFAAQRIAQGHLGQAEIPERMTDDVDPSHTPWEPEGEPDAVDRAVMATRRAVFPLHGLDPHDPRD; this is encoded by the coding sequence ATGGAGAGCCCGACATCAGGTTCAGCCGGCACGGTCGTCGTCTGGGACGAGTCCCTCCTGCAGTACGACCTCGGCGACCACCCGCTCAACCCGGTCCGCGTGGAACTCACCATGGCCCTCGCCCGCGAGCTCGGCCTGCTGCGCCGCCCCGGCGTGCGCGTGATCGCGCCGTCGATCGCGGAGGACGCGCTGATCGAGCGCGTCCACACGCGAGACTACGTGCAGGCGGTCCGCACCGCCCCCGACGACCCCTTCTTCTCCGGGTACGGGCTGAACAGCCCGGACAATCCGGTCTTCGCGAACATGCACGAGGCCAGCGCGCGCATCGCCGGTGCCACCGTCGCCGCGGCCGAGGCGATCTGGAAGGGCGAGGCCGTCCGGGCGCTCAACGTGGCCGGTGGCCTGCACCACGCGATGCCGGGCCGGGCCGCCGGCTTCTGCGTCTACAACGACCCGGCCATCGCGATCGCCCGCCTGCTCGACCTGGGCGCGGAGCGGGTGGCCTACGTGGACGTGGACGTGCACCACGGCGACGGCGTGCAGGCCGCGTTCTACGACGACCCGCGGGTGCTCACGATCAGCCTGCACGAGACGCCGCTCGCGCTGTTCCCGAACACCGGCTTCCCGGACGAGACCGGCGTGCCCGGCGCGGAGGGCTACGCGGTCAACGTCGCGCTGCCGCCCGGTACCACCGACCCCGGCTGGCAGCGCGCGTTCCACGCGGTGGTGCCCGGCCTGCTGCGCGCGTTCCGGCCGCAGATCCTGGTCACCCAGTGCGGCGCGGACGCGCACCGGCTCGACCCGCTGGCCGACCTGCGCCTCTCGGTGGACGGGCAGCGCGCCACCTACCTGGCGTTCCGCGCGCTCGCCGACGAGCTGTGCGAAGGCCGCTGGCTGGCCACCGGCGGCGGTGGGTACGCGCTGGTCGAGGTGGTCCCGCGCGCCTGGACGCACCTGCTGGCGATCGCCACCGGCGAACCGCTCGACCCGGCCACGCCCACGCCGCCGGACTGGCGCGCGTTCGCGGCGCAGCGCATCGCGCAGGGGCACCTGGGTCAGGCCGAGATCCCGGAGCGGATGACGGACGACGTCGACCCGAGCCACACACCGTGGGAGCCGGAGGGTGAGCCGGACGCGGTGGACCGGGCCGTGATGGCCACCCGCCGCGCCGTCTTCCCGCTGCACGGCCTGGACCCGCACGACCCGAGGGACTGA
- a CDS encoding NADPH-dependent FMN reductase gives MPQLTIIIASTRPGRAGAPVARWLGGRATAHGGFDLHIADLAEIGLPMMDEPNHPRLRKYEHAHTKAWSAIVDASDAFVIVTPEYNHGYPAPLKNAIDYLFQEWAHKPVGLVSYGAVAGGVRAAQAIKPVLQYLKMIPVSESVIIPFVAKHIVDGEFQATSAIDASATVMLDELQRLEATLRPLR, from the coding sequence GTGCCACAGCTCACGATCATCATCGCCAGTACCCGCCCAGGCCGCGCCGGTGCGCCGGTCGCCCGATGGCTCGGCGGCCGCGCGACCGCGCACGGCGGCTTCGACCTGCACATCGCCGATCTGGCCGAGATCGGCCTGCCGATGATGGACGAGCCGAACCACCCGCGGCTCCGCAAGTACGAGCACGCGCACACGAAGGCGTGGAGCGCGATCGTGGACGCGTCGGACGCGTTCGTCATCGTGACGCCGGAGTACAACCACGGGTATCCCGCGCCGCTCAAGAACGCGATCGACTACCTGTTCCAGGAGTGGGCGCACAAGCCGGTCGGTCTGGTCAGCTACGGCGCGGTCGCCGGTGGGGTGCGGGCGGCGCAGGCGATCAAGCCGGTGTTGCAGTACCTGAAGATGATCCCGGTCAGCGAGTCGGTGATCATCCCGTTCGTCGCGAAGCACATCGTGGACGGCGAGTTCCAGGCCACGTCCGCCATCGACGCGTCCGCGACCGTGATGCTCGACGAGCTCCAGCGCCTGGAGGCGACGCTCCGGCCGCTGCGCTGA
- a CDS encoding metal-dependent transcriptional regulator: MNDLVDTTEMYLKTILELEEEGVPALRARIAERLRQSGPTVSQTVARMERDGLLRVENDRHLHLTEAGRQHAVSVMRKHRLAELLLVNVIGMPYEEAHEEACRWEHVMSDAVEKRVFELLNRPSRSPYGNPIPGLEALGDDPSTEERPGERNLAFPGLSGSVVVSRICESVQTNADVLRQLHAAGVDPGATVTVAQDRDAVTIDRSGDKIKLPREVASRVFVAAA, from the coding sequence GTGAACGACCTAGTCGACACCACCGAAATGTATTTGAAGACCATCCTCGAGCTCGAGGAGGAGGGCGTGCCCGCGCTTCGCGCGCGAATCGCGGAGCGTCTGCGCCAGAGCGGCCCCACCGTGAGTCAGACCGTCGCCCGCATGGAGCGGGACGGACTGCTGCGGGTCGAGAACGATCGTCATCTGCACCTGACCGAGGCGGGGCGTCAGCACGCGGTCTCCGTCATGCGCAAGCACCGCCTTGCCGAGCTGCTGCTGGTCAACGTCATCGGCATGCCCTACGAGGAGGCCCATGAGGAGGCCTGCCGCTGGGAGCACGTGATGAGTGACGCGGTGGAGAAGCGGGTCTTCGAGCTGCTGAACCGGCCTAGCCGCTCGCCGTACGGCAATCCGATCCCGGGCCTGGAGGCGCTGGGTGACGACCCGTCGACGGAGGAGCGGCCGGGGGAGCGCAACCTCGCGTTCCCCGGCCTGTCCGGCAGCGTCGTGGTGTCCCGCATCTGCGAGAGCGTCCAGACGAATGCGGATGTGCTGCGTCAACTGCACGCCGCGGGCGTCGATCCGGGCGCGACCGTGACGGTGGCGCAGGATCGGGACGCGGTGACGATCGACCGCTCCGGCGACAAGATCAAGCTTCCTCGTGAGGTCGCGTCGCGGGTTTTCGTGGCCGCGGCATAA
- a CDS encoding bifunctional acetate--CoA ligase family protein/GNAT family N-acetyltransferase, which yields MTETVSRTDRDADVLLSDGTTAHLRQIRPEDAPAIVAMHSRFSERTRYLRYFSPYPRIPERDLRRFVTVDHRDREALVLTSGGEIFAVGRYERLGTDSPEAEVAFVVEDAHQGRGIGSVLLEHLAAAARQEGITRFVAEVLPSNGTMLRVFADAGYSIARKYEDGVVHLTFPIAPTELSREVQERREHRTEARSIGPLLAPRAVAVYGASASGQGIGAALLAHLRDGGYAGPVLPIHPSAARVAGLPALRSAVDAGLEIDLALVAVPPGAVRAVVADAARAGVRGLVVVSAGFAETGPEGAAAERELLRAARDAGLRLIGPNCLGIANTSSDVRLNATLAPRLPVAGRVGFFSQSGALGVALLDAADRRGLGLSSFVSAGNRADVSGNDLLQYWQDDPATDVILLYLETFGNPRKFARLARRIGRTKPVVAVASAARPAAPDVPGLDPAAVTALFARSGVIRVDTVAEMFDVGMLLAHQPLPAGRRIGVVGNSSALTTLAATAVHVSGLTLAESYPHDVPPAASAHDFADALADAATDERVDALVAVFAPPLPGQHADEDADFASAVASVALAGEKPTVAMFLAGTLPDRIPSYPSVEEAVRALARVVIYADWLRRPPGTVPDLPGIDPLKAKNLIRGYGRKPRDPALPGAEPGDPGPGVPELLAAYGIPVVPSDTVQSAADAVVAAGRHGYPVALKAAGGGLRHRIDLGAVRLDLGSAADVERAYRELSPFGTGVIVQPMVAPGVACVVEMVEDPQFGPIVGFGLGGVAMELVGDRAWRAAPLTDLDAAALVDEPRGAPLLRGFRGAAPVDRAALAELLVRVGRLVDEHPEIRSLSLNPVLARPDGFAVLHGSVQVGDPGERGDPGPRRLRGGA from the coding sequence ATGACCGAGACGGTTTCCCGGACCGACCGGGACGCGGACGTGCTCCTCAGCGACGGCACCACGGCGCACCTGCGGCAGATCCGGCCGGAGGACGCGCCCGCGATCGTCGCCATGCACTCGCGGTTCTCCGAGCGCACCCGCTACCTGCGCTACTTCAGTCCGTACCCGCGGATCCCGGAGCGCGACCTGCGCCGTTTCGTCACCGTCGACCACCGCGACCGTGAGGCGCTGGTGCTGACCAGCGGCGGCGAGATCTTCGCGGTCGGCCGGTACGAGCGGCTCGGCACGGACTCGCCGGAGGCCGAGGTCGCGTTCGTGGTGGAGGACGCGCACCAGGGCCGCGGCATCGGGTCCGTGCTGTTGGAGCACCTGGCCGCGGCCGCCCGGCAGGAGGGCATCACCCGGTTCGTGGCCGAGGTGCTGCCGTCGAACGGCACGATGCTGCGCGTCTTCGCGGACGCCGGTTACTCGATCGCGCGCAAGTACGAGGACGGCGTCGTTCACCTGACGTTCCCGATCGCACCCACCGAACTGTCCCGCGAGGTGCAGGAACGCCGCGAGCACCGCACCGAGGCCCGCTCGATCGGGCCGCTGCTCGCGCCGCGCGCGGTCGCGGTCTACGGCGCCAGCGCGAGTGGCCAGGGCATCGGCGCGGCGCTGCTGGCCCACCTCCGCGACGGGGGCTACGCCGGTCCGGTGCTGCCGATCCACCCGTCCGCGGCGCGGGTGGCCGGCCTGCCCGCGCTGCGCAGCGCGGTGGACGCCGGCCTCGAGATCGACCTGGCGCTGGTCGCGGTGCCGCCCGGCGCGGTCCGCGCGGTGGTGGCGGACGCGGCCCGGGCCGGCGTGCGCGGCCTGGTCGTGGTCTCGGCCGGCTTCGCGGAGACCGGGCCGGAGGGCGCGGCCGCCGAGCGCGAGCTGCTGCGCGCGGCGCGGGACGCCGGCCTGCGCCTGATCGGACCGAACTGCCTCGGCATCGCGAACACGTCGTCCGACGTCCGGCTGAACGCCACGCTCGCACCGCGGCTGCCGGTCGCCGGCCGGGTCGGCTTCTTCAGCCAGTCCGGCGCGCTCGGCGTGGCGCTGTTGGATGCGGCGGACCGGCGCGGGCTGGGCCTGTCCAGCTTCGTCTCGGCCGGCAACCGCGCCGACGTCTCCGGCAACGACCTGTTGCAGTACTGGCAGGACGACCCGGCCACCGACGTCATCCTGCTCTACCTGGAGACGTTCGGTAACCCGCGCAAGTTCGCCCGGCTGGCCCGCCGGATCGGCCGCACCAAGCCGGTGGTCGCGGTCGCGTCCGCGGCCCGCCCGGCCGCGCCGGACGTGCCCGGCCTGGACCCGGCCGCGGTCACCGCGCTGTTCGCCCGGTCCGGCGTGATCCGGGTGGACACGGTCGCGGAGATGTTCGACGTGGGCATGCTGCTCGCGCACCAGCCGCTCCCGGCCGGCCGGCGGATCGGTGTGGTCGGCAACTCGTCCGCGCTGACCACGCTCGCGGCCACGGCCGTGCACGTGTCCGGCCTGACGCTGGCCGAGAGCTACCCGCACGACGTGCCACCGGCCGCGAGCGCACACGACTTCGCGGACGCGCTCGCCGACGCGGCCACCGACGAGCGGGTGGACGCGCTGGTCGCGGTGTTCGCGCCGCCGCTACCCGGCCAGCACGCGGACGAGGACGCGGACTTCGCGTCCGCGGTGGCGAGTGTGGCGCTGGCCGGGGAGAAGCCCACGGTCGCGATGTTCCTGGCCGGCACGCTCCCGGACCGCATCCCGTCCTACCCGTCCGTGGAGGAGGCGGTGCGCGCGCTGGCTCGCGTCGTCATCTACGCCGACTGGCTCCGCCGTCCACCCGGCACCGTCCCCGACCTCCCCGGTATCGACCCGCTCAAAGCCAAGAACCTGATCCGGGGGTACGGCCGGAAGCCGCGCGATCCGGCGCTGCCGGGTGCGGAGCCGGGCGATCCGGGACCGGGCGTGCCGGAGCTGCTGGCGGCCTACGGCATCCCGGTGGTGCCGTCGGACACCGTGCAGTCCGCCGCGGACGCGGTGGTGGCCGCCGGCCGGCACGGCTATCCGGTCGCGCTGAAGGCGGCCGGTGGGGGACTGCGGCACCGGATCGACCTGGGCGCGGTCCGGCTCGACCTGGGCTCCGCGGCCGACGTGGAGCGCGCCTACCGGGAGCTGTCCCCGTTCGGCACCGGCGTGATCGTCCAGCCGATGGTGGCGCCCGGCGTCGCGTGCGTGGTCGAGATGGTGGAGGACCCGCAGTTCGGCCCGATCGTCGGCTTCGGGCTCGGCGGCGTCGCGATGGAGCTGGTCGGTGACCGGGCCTGGCGTGCCGCGCCGCTCACCGATCTGGACGCGGCCGCGCTGGTCGACGAGCCGCGCGGCGCACCGCTGCTGCGCGGCTTCCGGGGGGCCGCGCCGGTCGACCGGGCGGCGCTGGCCGAGCTGCTGGTCCGGGTGGGCCGGCTGGTCGACGAGCACCCGGAGATCCGCTCGCTGTCGCTCAACCCGGTGCTCGCCCGGCCGGACGGCTTCGCCGTGCTGCACGGATCGGTACAGGTCGGCGACCCGGGTGAGCGCGGCGACCCGGGCCCGCGACGGCTGCGCGGCGGCGCGTGA
- the lhgO gene encoding L-2-hydroxyglutarate oxidase, translating into MARYVVIGAGIVGLATAHRLTLDRPGARVTVVDKEPCVAAHQTGHNSGVIHAGVYYKPGSLKATLSRAGSASMVAFAREHGIPVETCGKLIVATAADELPRLTALFERATANGLPVRMLSPAEASEYEPHVSALAAMHVASTGIVDYTAVCEVLARLIADGGGRIRLGAAVTGFRHGVVETSTGDIPADFVINCAGLQSDRIARLAGIRPGARIVPFRGEYYELREDRRHLVNGLIYPVPDPRFPFLGVHLTRMIDGSVHAGPNAVLATAREGYSWRRFSARDLAEVAAFPGMWRLARRHLGYGLTEVRRSLSRPLFARSLARLVPEITEADLVPAEAGVRAQAILPSGELVDDFLIESRDGQVHVLNAPSPAATSSLEIAKHIVAQLGAISPN; encoded by the coding sequence ATGGCGCGGTACGTGGTGATCGGGGCGGGCATCGTGGGGCTCGCGACCGCGCATCGGCTGACGCTCGACCGCCCCGGCGCGCGGGTGACCGTGGTGGACAAGGAGCCGTGCGTCGCGGCACACCAGACCGGGCACAACTCCGGCGTGATCCACGCGGGCGTGTACTACAAGCCGGGCAGCCTGAAGGCCACGCTGAGCCGGGCCGGCAGCGCGTCGATGGTGGCGTTCGCGCGGGAGCACGGCATCCCGGTGGAGACGTGCGGCAAGCTGATCGTCGCCACCGCCGCGGACGAGCTACCCCGGCTGACCGCGCTGTTCGAGCGCGCCACCGCGAACGGGCTGCCGGTGCGGATGCTGTCGCCCGCGGAGGCGTCGGAGTACGAGCCGCACGTGTCCGCGCTGGCCGCGATGCACGTGGCGTCGACCGGGATCGTGGACTACACCGCGGTGTGCGAGGTGCTCGCGCGGCTGATCGCGGACGGCGGCGGGCGGATCCGGCTCGGTGCCGCGGTCACCGGGTTCCGGCACGGCGTCGTCGAGACCAGCACCGGGGACATCCCGGCGGACTTCGTCATCAACTGCGCGGGGCTGCAGTCGGACCGGATCGCCCGGCTCGCCGGGATCCGGCCGGGCGCGCGTATCGTGCCGTTCCGGGGCGAGTACTACGAGCTGCGCGAGGACCGGCGGCACCTGGTCAACGGCCTGATCTACCCGGTGCCGGACCCGCGGTTCCCGTTCCTCGGCGTGCACCTCACCCGCATGATCGACGGAAGCGTGCACGCGGGGCCGAACGCGGTGCTCGCCACCGCGCGCGAGGGCTACTCGTGGCGCCGGTTCAGCGCGCGCGACCTGGCCGAGGTGGCCGCGTTCCCGGGGATGTGGCGGCTGGCCCGGCGGCATCTCGGGTACGGGCTGACCGAGGTGCGGCGATCGCTGTCCCGGCCGCTGTTCGCACGCAGCCTGGCCCGGCTGGTTCCGGAGATCACCGAGGCGGACCTGGTGCCGGCCGAGGCCGGCGTGCGGGCGCAGGCGATCCTGCCGTCCGGCGAGCTGGTCGACGACTTCCTGATCGAGTCTCGCGACGGACAGGTGCACGTGCTGAACGCTCCGTCACCGGCCGCGACCAGCTCCCTGGAGATCGCAAAACACATCGTCGCGCAGCTCGGAGCGATTTCGCCGAATTAG
- a CDS encoding sulfurtransferase: MTLPDELLIDASALAALLRSGAAPTLLDVRWRLTGPPGRDDYLAGHLPGAVFVDLDASLSGPPGEHGRHPLPDPTVLQDALRAAGVSASRPVVVYDDGDQWAAARTWWTLRWAGHPHVRVLDGGFRAWRSGGFEITSEVPGTDVGDFTVRTGGLPVLDAAGAATVAAGGVLIDARAPERYRGEVEPVDAAPGHIPGAVNVPTAGNTGPDGRFLAAGQLRDRFAAAGVTPEAELVGAYCGSGVTGAHTVLALHLAGRKDAALYVGSWSEWITDASRPRALGDAGAAKAPGQE; the protein is encoded by the coding sequence GTGACCCTACCGGACGAACTTCTCATCGATGCCTCAGCGCTCGCCGCGCTCCTGCGCTCCGGAGCGGCCCCGACGCTGCTCGACGTGCGCTGGCGGCTCACCGGCCCGCCCGGCCGCGACGACTACCTGGCCGGCCACCTGCCCGGCGCCGTCTTCGTCGACCTGGACGCCTCGCTCAGCGGCCCGCCCGGCGAGCACGGCCGGCATCCGCTGCCCGACCCCACCGTGCTGCAGGACGCGCTGCGCGCAGCCGGGGTGTCCGCGTCCCGTCCGGTCGTCGTCTACGACGACGGCGACCAGTGGGCCGCGGCGCGCACCTGGTGGACGCTGCGCTGGGCCGGGCACCCGCACGTACGGGTGCTGGACGGCGGGTTCCGGGCCTGGCGGTCCGGCGGATTCGAGATCACGTCCGAGGTGCCGGGAACCGACGTGGGCGACTTCACGGTCCGGACCGGCGGCCTGCCGGTGCTGGACGCGGCCGGTGCCGCGACCGTCGCGGCCGGTGGCGTGCTGATCGACGCGCGGGCACCGGAACGCTACCGCGGTGAGGTCGAGCCGGTGGACGCGGCTCCGGGGCACATCCCGGGCGCGGTCAACGTGCCGACCGCGGGGAACACCGGGCCGGACGGCCGCTTCCTGGCGGCGGGCCAGTTGCGCGATCGCTTCGCCGCGGCCGGCGTGACGCCGGAGGCCGAGCTGGTCGGCGCGTACTGCGGGAGCGGGGTGACCGGCGCACACACGGTGCTGGCCCTGCATCTGGCCGGACGGAAGGACGCGGCGCTGTACGTCGGCTCGTGGAGCGAGTGGATCACGGACGCGTCGCGGCCACGGGCGCTGGGCGACGCCGGAGCGGCGAAGGCGCCCGGGCAGGAGTAG
- a CDS encoding DMT family transporter, which produces MSIDTSAPASVASPAARGTNPLWRGMALIALAAVAWGTGGAVAAVLYRTGGLGPIAVSYWRFVIGALALAGYLATRTARHRASARRASARDEHGEAGLAVTDGYAAFHGGAGPAVAAHGDARRAAAHGDARRAGAASARRRRFRRLLMAVATGVGLAVYQSAFYVSIAETGLAVATVVTLGAGPILIAVGARVLLAERLGHAGAAAITLALAGLVALSLDSGATGPNPALGITCALFSAFGYAVVTLIGRTADGAGDPFRTSLTGFLVGGVVLTPFALAEGVLPSAAGLPVTIGWLLYLGVVASALAYGLFFAGLAQVSATTAAVVTLLEPVAAALLAVVFLGERLTPAVLTGMLLLLGAVAALAYPARR; this is translated from the coding sequence ATGTCCATCGATACTTCCGCACCCGCATCCGTCGCCTCCCCGGCCGCGCGCGGCACGAATCCCCTCTGGCGCGGCATGGCGTTGATCGCCCTGGCCGCCGTGGCCTGGGGCACCGGCGGCGCGGTGGCCGCCGTGCTGTACCGCACCGGCGGCCTCGGCCCGATCGCCGTCTCCTACTGGCGTTTCGTGATCGGAGCGCTCGCCCTCGCCGGGTATCTGGCCACACGCACCGCCCGCCACCGGGCGTCGGCACGCCGGGCCTCGGCCCGCGATGAGCACGGCGAGGCCGGCCTCGCCGTCACCGACGGCTACGCGGCCTTCCACGGCGGCGCCGGCCCGGCCGTCGCCGCACATGGCGATGCCCGTAGAGCCGCCGCGCACGGCGATGCCCGTAGAGCCGGCGCCGCGAGCGCACGCCGTCGCCGGTTCCGCCGCCTGCTGATGGCCGTCGCGACCGGCGTCGGGCTCGCCGTCTACCAGTCCGCGTTCTACGTCAGCATCGCCGAGACCGGCCTCGCCGTCGCCACCGTCGTCACGCTCGGCGCCGGTCCGATCCTGATCGCCGTCGGCGCCCGCGTCCTGCTCGCCGAACGCCTCGGCCACGCCGGTGCCGCCGCCATCACGCTCGCGCTCGCCGGCCTGGTCGCGCTGTCCCTGGACAGCGGCGCCACCGGCCCGAACCCGGCCCTCGGCATCACCTGCGCGCTCTTCTCCGCGTTCGGCTACGCCGTGGTCACGCTGATCGGCCGCACCGCCGACGGCGCCGGCGACCCGTTCCGGACCTCGCTGACCGGTTTCCTGGTGGGCGGCGTCGTCCTCACCCCGTTCGCGCTGGCCGAGGGCGTACTGCCGAGCGCTGCCGGTCTGCCGGTGACCATCGGCTGGCTGCTCTACCTGGGGGTGGTCGCGAGCGCGCTCGCCTACGGCCTGTTCTTCGCCGGCCTGGCGCAGGTGAGCGCCACCACCGCGGCCGTCGTCACGCTGCTCGAACCGGTCGCGGCCGCATTGCTCGCGGTCGTGTTCCTCGGTGAGCGCCTCACCCCGGCGGTCCTCACCGGCATGCTCCTGTTGCTCGGCGCGGTCGCCGCCCTCGCCTACCCGGCCCGCCGCTGA
- a CDS encoding TetR/AcrR family transcriptional regulator — MTRTDRRPRQRLGEAARREAILTAAGQAFAGHPYDEVAVARVAEAAGASEALVHRYFGSKSGLYLAVVRQSVRLLLDRQRVADAALPADATPRDRLAESVRVYLDTVAVWAVGWLAPLQSPGGEPPAAAELRTESRAYYVRLMRAMLETEDPALDYALHGYLGFLDAACLAWAGQDYPETARPAITAQALGALDGALRAAGHRGL, encoded by the coding sequence ATGACCCGCACCGATCGACGCCCCCGGCAGCGGCTCGGCGAGGCGGCCCGCCGCGAGGCGATCCTCACCGCGGCCGGCCAGGCCTTCGCCGGCCACCCGTACGACGAGGTCGCCGTGGCTCGCGTCGCCGAGGCAGCCGGTGCCTCCGAGGCGCTCGTGCACCGCTACTTCGGCAGCAAGAGCGGTCTGTACCTGGCGGTCGTACGGCAGTCGGTCCGCCTGCTGCTGGACCGGCAGCGCGTCGCGGATGCCGCGCTCCCCGCGGACGCCACGCCGCGCGACCGGCTCGCCGAGAGCGTCCGCGTCTACCTGGACACGGTGGCGGTCTGGGCGGTCGGCTGGCTGGCGCCGCTGCAGTCCCCCGGCGGCGAACCCCCGGCCGCGGCGGAGCTGCGCACCGAGAGCCGGGCCTACTACGTGCGCCTGATGCGCGCCATGCTGGAGACCGAGGACCCCGCGCTCGACTACGCGCTGCACGGCTACCTGGGCTTCCTGGACGCGGCCTGCCTGGCCTGGGCCGGTCAGGACTATCCGGAGACGGCCCGGCCCGCGATCACCGCGCAGGCGCTGGGCGCGCTCGACGGCGCGCTCCGCGCGGCCGGTCACCGCGGCCTATAG